Proteins from a genomic interval of Phalacrocorax aristotelis chromosome 3, bGulAri2.1, whole genome shotgun sequence:
- the ZNF512 gene encoding zinc finger protein 512 isoform X7, with translation MRGIKNSINKSSEKKAEVLLKGKRKSEQGEHEDLIDSPKKKQKISGKKQQAGTQQNSKMKGHCVKREPETGTGSVEEQWSLEIQDKGRVTCPTCRAVVRKTVEGLKKHMVNCRQEMFTCHHCGKQLKSLGGMKYHVMADHNNQPVVNEGGELDEQLERDRLRKVLKRMRKLKCTREGCTGSFTSINGYLYHVKKCGKAASELEKMTVQCPHCGKAYKSKAGLVYHLRSKHALVTFLHEERRTESLKEIKREPNNTGRVQRRSAKVAIYYLHELAGEELAKEWPKRKVLQDLIPDDRKLKYTRPGLPTFSQDVLCKWKTEIKMYRRVHCPNQGCESVYGSVSGLKSHLGTCTLGDFVAGKYKCLLCEKEFISESGVKYHINSVHAEDWFDVNTTTTKSFEKLMKIRQREEQRKQRKKRSLTRGKKKRSGTLSAKKLPTAGVEKMRRSKRGHPQRVDNESASSEEGEPQVARRAEFLKTSHKRGRK, from the exons ATGAGAGGAATAAAAAACAGCATTAACaaatcctcagaaaaaaaag CAGAAGTACTATTGAAAGGCAAGAGGAAATCTGAGCAAGGGGAACACGAAGATCTTATAGACTCTCCcaagaagaagcagaagatttCAG gaaaaaaacagcaagcTGGAACACAACAGAACTCCAAAATGAAAGGCCACTGTGTTAAGAGAGAACCAGAAACTGGCACAG GTAGTGTGGAAGAGCAATGGTCTTTGGAAATTCAGGACAAAGGCCGAGTTACGTGTCCAACATGCCGGGCTGTGGTGAGAAAGACTGTAGAAGGACTGAAGAAACATATGGTAAATTGCAGGCAG GAAATGTTCACATGTCATCACTGTGGGAAGCAGCTGAAGTCTTTAGGAGGGATGAAATACCATGTCATGGCAGACCATAACAATCAG CCAGTTGTGAACGAGGGAGGAGAATTGGATGAGCAGCTTGAGCGAGACCGCCTTCGGAAGGTTTTGAAGCGCATGAGAAAACTGAAGTGTACGAGGGAG GGCTGCACAGGCAGCTTCACTAGCATAAATGGATACCTATACCATGTTAAAAAATGTGGGAAGGCTGCTTCTGAGCTGGAGAAAATGACTGTGCAGTGCCCTCATTGTGGAAAAGCATACAAATCAAAGGCAGGACTTGTCTACCATCTCCGATCTAAGCATGCGCTG GTCACTTTCCTCCATGAGGAGAGAAGAACAGAGAgcctgaaggaaataaaacGGGAGCCAAATAACACAGGCAGAGTTCAGAGGAGATCTGCAAAGGTGGCAATCTACTATCTCCATGAGCTAGCTGGAGAAGAGCTGGCCAAGGAGTGGCCCAAGAGAAAAGTTCTGCAAGATTTGATTCCAGATGACCGGAAG CTGAAATATACTCGTCCTGGACTGCCCACATTTAGTCAAGATGTGCTGtgcaaatggaaaacagagataaaGATGTACCGAAGAGTCCATTGCCCAAATCAG GGTTGTGAATCTGTATATGGCAGTGTCTCAGGACTCAAATCTCACCTCGGCACATGTACCTTG GGAGACTTTGTGGCTGGTAAATACAAGTGTCTCCTGTGTGAGAAGGAGTTCATTTCAGAGAGTGGGGTCAAGTATCACATCAACTCTGTGCATGCTGAG GACTGGTTTGATGTGAACACAACTACCACCAAAAGCTTTGAGAAGCTAATGAAAATCCGCcaaagagaagagcagaggaagcAACGGAAGAAACGTTCTTTGACCCGGGGCAAAAAGAAGAGAAGTGGGACCCTGTCTGCCAAGAAGCTCCCCACTGCTGGCGTTGAAAAAATGAGGAGAAGTAAGAGAGGTCATCCACAGCGGGTGGACAATGAGAGCGCGAGTAGTGAGGAGGGGGAACCCCAAGTTGCACGGAGAGCTGAATTTCTAAAAACCAGTCACAAGCGAGGCCGGAAGTAA
- the ZNF512 gene encoding zinc finger protein 512 isoform X9, with protein MRGIKNSINKSSEKKAEVLLKGKRKSEQGEHEDLIDSPKKKQKISGKKQQAGTQQNSKMKGHCVKREPETGTGSVEEQWSLEIQDKGRVTCPTCRAVVRKTVEGLKKHMVNCRQEMFTCHHCGKQLKSLGGMKYHVMADHNNQPVVNEGGELDEQLERDRLRKVLKRMRKLKCTREGCTGSFTSINGYLYHVKKCGKAASELEKMTVQCPHCGKAYKSKAGLVYHLRSKHALVTFLHEERRTESLKEIKREPNNTGRVQRRSAKVAIYYLHELAGEELAKEWPKRKVLQDLIPDDRKLKYTRPGLPTFSQDVLCKWKTEIKMYRRVHCPNQGCESVYGSVSGLKSHLGTCTLGDFVAGKYKCLLCEKEFISESGVKYHINSVHAEDWFDVNTTTTKSFEKLMKIRQREEQRKQRKKRSLTRGKKKRSGTLSAKKLPTAGVEKMRRRGFTFTGSHPTGGLQPP; from the exons ATGAGAGGAATAAAAAACAGCATTAACaaatcctcagaaaaaaaag CAGAAGTACTATTGAAAGGCAAGAGGAAATCTGAGCAAGGGGAACACGAAGATCTTATAGACTCTCCcaagaagaagcagaagatttCAG gaaaaaaacagcaagcTGGAACACAACAGAACTCCAAAATGAAAGGCCACTGTGTTAAGAGAGAACCAGAAACTGGCACAG GTAGTGTGGAAGAGCAATGGTCTTTGGAAATTCAGGACAAAGGCCGAGTTACGTGTCCAACATGCCGGGCTGTGGTGAGAAAGACTGTAGAAGGACTGAAGAAACATATGGTAAATTGCAGGCAG GAAATGTTCACATGTCATCACTGTGGGAAGCAGCTGAAGTCTTTAGGAGGGATGAAATACCATGTCATGGCAGACCATAACAATCAG CCAGTTGTGAACGAGGGAGGAGAATTGGATGAGCAGCTTGAGCGAGACCGCCTTCGGAAGGTTTTGAAGCGCATGAGAAAACTGAAGTGTACGAGGGAG GGCTGCACAGGCAGCTTCACTAGCATAAATGGATACCTATACCATGTTAAAAAATGTGGGAAGGCTGCTTCTGAGCTGGAGAAAATGACTGTGCAGTGCCCTCATTGTGGAAAAGCATACAAATCAAAGGCAGGACTTGTCTACCATCTCCGATCTAAGCATGCGCTG GTCACTTTCCTCCATGAGGAGAGAAGAACAGAGAgcctgaaggaaataaaacGGGAGCCAAATAACACAGGCAGAGTTCAGAGGAGATCTGCAAAGGTGGCAATCTACTATCTCCATGAGCTAGCTGGAGAAGAGCTGGCCAAGGAGTGGCCCAAGAGAAAAGTTCTGCAAGATTTGATTCCAGATGACCGGAAG CTGAAATATACTCGTCCTGGACTGCCCACATTTAGTCAAGATGTGCTGtgcaaatggaaaacagagataaaGATGTACCGAAGAGTCCATTGCCCAAATCAG GGTTGTGAATCTGTATATGGCAGTGTCTCAGGACTCAAATCTCACCTCGGCACATGTACCTTG GGAGACTTTGTGGCTGGTAAATACAAGTGTCTCCTGTGTGAGAAGGAGTTCATTTCAGAGAGTGGGGTCAAGTATCACATCAACTCTGTGCATGCTGAG GACTGGTTTGATGTGAACACAACTACCACCAAAAGCTTTGAGAAGCTAATGAAAATCCGCcaaagagaagagcagaggaagcAACGGAAGAAACGTTCTTTGACCCGGGGCAAAAAGAAGAGAAGTGGGACCCTGTCTGCCAAGAAGCTCCCCACTGCTGGCGTTGAAAAAATGAGGAGAA GAGGCTTCACGTTCACAGGCTCTCATCctactgggggacttcaaccaccctga
- the ZNF512 gene encoding zinc finger protein 512 isoform X8 has product MRGIKNSINKSSEKKEVLLKGKRKSEQGEHEDLIDSPKKKQKISGKKQQAGTQQNSKMKGHCVKREPETGTGSVEEQWSLEIQDKGRVTCPTCRAVVRKTVEGLKKHMVNCRQEMFTCHHCGKQLKSLGGMKYHVMADHNNQPVVNEGGELDEQLERDRLRKVLKRMRKLKCTREGCTGSFTSINGYLYHVKKCGKAASELEKMTVQCPHCGKAYKSKAGLVYHLRSKHALVTFLHEERRTESLKEIKREPNNTGRVQRRSAKVAIYYLHELAGEELAKEWPKRKVLQDLIPDDRKLKYTRPGLPTFSQDVLCKWKTEIKMYRRVHCPNQGCESVYGSVSGLKSHLGTCTLGDFVAGKYKCLLCEKEFISESGVKYHINSVHAEDWFDVNTTTTKSFEKLMKIRQREEQRKQRKKRSLTRGKKKRSGTLSAKKLPTAGVEKMRRSKRGHPQRVDNESASSEEGEPQVARRAEFLKTSHKRGRK; this is encoded by the exons ATGAGAGGAATAAAAAACAGCATTAACaaatcctcagaaaaaaaag AAGTACTATTGAAAGGCAAGAGGAAATCTGAGCAAGGGGAACACGAAGATCTTATAGACTCTCCcaagaagaagcagaagatttCAG gaaaaaaacagcaagcTGGAACACAACAGAACTCCAAAATGAAAGGCCACTGTGTTAAGAGAGAACCAGAAACTGGCACAG GTAGTGTGGAAGAGCAATGGTCTTTGGAAATTCAGGACAAAGGCCGAGTTACGTGTCCAACATGCCGGGCTGTGGTGAGAAAGACTGTAGAAGGACTGAAGAAACATATGGTAAATTGCAGGCAG GAAATGTTCACATGTCATCACTGTGGGAAGCAGCTGAAGTCTTTAGGAGGGATGAAATACCATGTCATGGCAGACCATAACAATCAG CCAGTTGTGAACGAGGGAGGAGAATTGGATGAGCAGCTTGAGCGAGACCGCCTTCGGAAGGTTTTGAAGCGCATGAGAAAACTGAAGTGTACGAGGGAG GGCTGCACAGGCAGCTTCACTAGCATAAATGGATACCTATACCATGTTAAAAAATGTGGGAAGGCTGCTTCTGAGCTGGAGAAAATGACTGTGCAGTGCCCTCATTGTGGAAAAGCATACAAATCAAAGGCAGGACTTGTCTACCATCTCCGATCTAAGCATGCGCTG GTCACTTTCCTCCATGAGGAGAGAAGAACAGAGAgcctgaaggaaataaaacGGGAGCCAAATAACACAGGCAGAGTTCAGAGGAGATCTGCAAAGGTGGCAATCTACTATCTCCATGAGCTAGCTGGAGAAGAGCTGGCCAAGGAGTGGCCCAAGAGAAAAGTTCTGCAAGATTTGATTCCAGATGACCGGAAG CTGAAATATACTCGTCCTGGACTGCCCACATTTAGTCAAGATGTGCTGtgcaaatggaaaacagagataaaGATGTACCGAAGAGTCCATTGCCCAAATCAG GGTTGTGAATCTGTATATGGCAGTGTCTCAGGACTCAAATCTCACCTCGGCACATGTACCTTG GGAGACTTTGTGGCTGGTAAATACAAGTGTCTCCTGTGTGAGAAGGAGTTCATTTCAGAGAGTGGGGTCAAGTATCACATCAACTCTGTGCATGCTGAG GACTGGTTTGATGTGAACACAACTACCACCAAAAGCTTTGAGAAGCTAATGAAAATCCGCcaaagagaagagcagaggaagcAACGGAAGAAACGTTCTTTGACCCGGGGCAAAAAGAAGAGAAGTGGGACCCTGTCTGCCAAGAAGCTCCCCACTGCTGGCGTTGAAAAAATGAGGAGAAGTAAGAGAGGTCATCCACAGCGGGTGGACAATGAGAGCGCGAGTAGTGAGGAGGGGGAACCCCAAGTTGCACGGAGAGCTGAATTTCTAAAAACCAGTCACAAGCGAGGCCGGAAGTAA